One stretch of Chryseobacterium scophthalmum DNA includes these proteins:
- a CDS encoding heavy metal translocating P-type ATPase: MEHKHIYDENGKQLCCTPQEGKIYKDAGAKKLVEEDGCCAPKKKTEDHQHTDDDGHDHAETDKTAFQMFLPAIISLVLLLAGIALDNYIKPEWFKDWVRIVWYGVAYLPVGLPVLKEAFESIKQGDVFSEFFLMSIATIGAFIIGEFPEGVAVMLFYAVGEVFQTLAVSRAKTNIKALLDQRPDEVTIIENNQPKKIKAAEAKIGDTIQLKSGEKLALDGELISDSASFNTAALTGESKPDSKNKGETVLAGMINMNSVALIKVNTAYEDSKLSKILELVQNATAQKAPTELFIRKFARIYTPIVVALAVLICLVPYFFVDDYVFRDWLYRALIFLVISCPCALVISIPLGYFGGIGAASRNGILFKGSNFLDKIAEIQNVVMDKTGTMTEGVFKVQDVTIKEGFDKDEILQLVNVVESKSTHPVATAVHEFVGEINNSINLEDTEEIAGHGLKARANGKEILVGNFKLLDKFKIGYDVDPSKIVYTVIAIAYDGKFAGFITIADRIKDDAKQAVEKLHSLNVKATMLSGDKTTVVKYVAEQIGIDNAFGDLLPEDKVNKVKEIKARNESVAFVGDGVNDAPVVALSDVGIAMGGLGSDATIETADVVIQDDKPSKIPMAINIGKKTKRIVWQNIILAFVVKAIVLVLGAGGLATMWEAVFADVGVALIAILNAVRIQRMKF, encoded by the coding sequence ATGGAACATAAACACATCTACGACGAAAATGGAAAGCAGCTCTGCTGTACTCCACAGGAAGGCAAAATCTATAAAGATGCTGGAGCCAAAAAATTAGTTGAAGAAGACGGATGCTGCGCTCCAAAGAAGAAAACGGAAGATCATCAACATACAGATGATGATGGACATGATCATGCAGAAACTGATAAAACAGCGTTTCAGATGTTCTTGCCTGCGATTATTTCTTTGGTATTGTTATTAGCAGGCATTGCATTGGACAATTACATTAAGCCTGAATGGTTTAAAGACTGGGTACGTATTGTCTGGTACGGTGTTGCTTATCTACCGGTAGGCCTACCGGTTTTAAAAGAGGCATTTGAAAGTATCAAACAAGGTGATGTGTTTTCAGAATTTTTCCTTATGAGCATTGCAACGATAGGGGCTTTCATTATCGGAGAATTTCCTGAAGGAGTAGCGGTTATGTTGTTCTATGCAGTAGGAGAGGTTTTTCAGACTCTGGCTGTGTCGAGAGCTAAAACCAATATTAAGGCTCTTTTAGATCAACGTCCTGATGAGGTAACGATTATTGAAAATAATCAGCCTAAAAAAATCAAAGCTGCCGAAGCCAAAATCGGGGATACGATTCAGTTAAAATCAGGAGAAAAACTGGCATTGGACGGAGAACTGATCTCCGATTCTGCGTCTTTCAATACCGCAGCGTTAACAGGAGAGAGCAAACCTGATTCTAAAAATAAAGGTGAAACAGTTTTAGCCGGAATGATCAATATGAACAGCGTAGCTTTGATTAAGGTTAATACAGCTTATGAGGATAGCAAACTCAGTAAGATCCTTGAACTGGTACAAAATGCAACAGCTCAAAAAGCTCCGACTGAACTTTTTATCAGAAAATTTGCAAGAATTTACACCCCAATTGTGGTTGCATTAGCTGTTTTGATCTGCTTAGTACCTTATTTCTTTGTTGATGATTATGTTTTCAGAGATTGGTTGTACAGAGCATTGATTTTCTTAGTTATATCTTGTCCGTGTGCATTGGTGATCTCTATCCCGCTTGGCTATTTTGGAGGTATCGGAGCAGCGAGCCGCAATGGTATATTATTTAAAGGAAGCAACTTTTTGGATAAGATCGCTGAGATTCAGAATGTGGTAATGGATAAGACCGGAACTATGACAGAAGGTGTTTTCAAAGTTCAGGACGTTACCATTAAAGAAGGATTTGACAAAGATGAGATTCTCCAATTGGTCAATGTTGTTGAAAGTAAAAGTACCCATCCTGTGGCTACTGCTGTTCACGAGTTTGTAGGAGAGATCAACAATTCGATCAATTTAGAGGATACTGAAGAAATTGCAGGGCATGGGCTTAAAGCGAGAGCTAATGGGAAGGAAATCCTGGTGGGTAATTTTAAACTATTGGATAAATTTAAGATCGGTTATGATGTAGACCCATCCAAAATCGTATATACGGTGATAGCTATCGCATATGATGGAAAATTTGCAGGATTCATTACGATTGCCGACCGAATCAAGGACGATGCAAAGCAAGCAGTTGAAAAACTTCATAGCTTGAATGTAAAAGCGACTATGCTAAGTGGTGACAAGACAACTGTAGTAAAATATGTGGCTGAGCAGATCGGTATTGACAATGCTTTTGGAGACCTGCTTCCGGAAGATAAGGTCAACAAGGTCAAAGAAATCAAAGCAAGAAATGAAAGTGTGGCTTTTGTTGGTGATGGTGTAAATGATGCGCCTGTAGTAGCATTAAGTGATGTTGGAATAGCAATGGGTGGACTTGGCAGCGATGCGACCATCGAAACTGCCGATGTTGTGATCCAGGATGATAAACCATCAAAAATACCTATGGCGATCAATATTGGAAAGAAGACCAAAAGGATCGTCTGGCAGAATATCATTCTTGCCTTTGTTGTAAAAGCCATCGTGCTCGTACTTGGAGCTGGTGGACTGGCTACGATGTGGGAAGCTGTATTTGCTGATGTGGGAGTTGCTTTGATTGCAATACTCAATGCAGTCAGGATTCAAAGAATGAAATTTTAA
- a CDS encoding phosphatase PAP2 family protein, with translation MWTYVKKNSILILLLKFSLSIYAQDSLSLQKTAQQDSLIIRDDTLDYKKLIVPVSLISAGAIGFTIPEIKKFDYDVRREVNDHTLNNSKLDNYTLFVPAALVYGLNIAGVRGKHNLKDRTIILATSQAILLAIVIPSKSLIGRERPDQSNYMSFPSGHAAIAFSTAQFMFREYRDSNYWISLSGYPFAIFTSVYRIINNKHWVTDVLSGAGIGIFSTEIAYWLYPKIKTLFKSKNEKTLSMISPYFQKSYQQKSLGLNYQLFF, from the coding sequence ATGTGGACTTATGTAAAAAAAAACTCAATACTAATCCTTTTACTGAAATTCTCTCTAAGTATTTATGCTCAGGATAGTTTGTCATTGCAAAAAACTGCTCAACAAGATTCTTTAATAATAAGAGATGATACTTTGGATTATAAAAAACTTATTGTTCCGGTTAGCTTGATATCGGCAGGTGCAATTGGTTTTACAATTCCTGAAATCAAAAAGTTTGATTATGATGTGAGAAGGGAGGTAAACGATCATACATTAAACAATTCAAAATTAGACAACTATACCTTATTTGTACCAGCTGCGCTCGTTTATGGTTTAAACATAGCGGGTGTTCGAGGGAAACATAACTTAAAAGATCGAACGATCATTTTAGCAACATCACAAGCTATCTTATTGGCAATAGTTATTCCTTCAAAATCATTGATCGGCAGGGAGCGGCCTGATCAATCAAATTATATGTCATTTCCCTCAGGTCATGCAGCGATCGCATTTTCAACTGCACAGTTTATGTTCAGAGAATATAGGGACAGCAATTATTGGATCAGTCTGTCAGGATATCCGTTTGCCATTTTTACTAGTGTGTACAGAATCATCAATAATAAGCATTGGGTTACAGATGTCCTGTCTGGTGCTGGTATCGGAATTTTTTCTACTGAGATAGCATATTGGTTATATCCAAAGATCAAAACTTTATTTAAAAGTAAGAATGAAAAAACATTATCTATGATTTCTCCTTATTTCCAGAAGAGTTATCAGCAGAAAAGTTTGGGTTTGAATTACCAGCTATTTTTTTAA
- a CDS encoding QcrA and Rieske domain-containing protein: MDRLEFLKKCSLVCLGFTAIPPILSGCISNKMISGAIKDDYIILPLEDFMDTKYPDKKLSYVIIQNESLKYPICVFRFSETEYEALWMQCTHQGSQLQVFGDKLQCPAHGSEFSNQGLVQNGPADQTLRKFPVYIESDFLKISLKKPV; encoded by the coding sequence ATGGACAGACTTGAATTTCTCAAAAAATGCAGTTTGGTCTGTTTAGGCTTTACTGCAATTCCTCCCATTCTTTCAGGGTGTATAAGCAATAAAATGATTTCAGGAGCGATTAAAGACGATTATATCATATTGCCTTTGGAGGATTTTATGGATACAAAATATCCTGACAAAAAATTATCCTATGTAATTATTCAAAATGAATCTCTCAAATATCCCATTTGTGTATTTCGTTTTTCGGAAACTGAGTATGAAGCATTATGGATGCAATGTACCCATCAGGGTAGCCAGTTACAAGTATTTGGAGATAAGCTACAGTGTCCTGCACATGGTAGTGAATTTTCCAACCAAGGTTTAGTACAAAACGGTCCTGCTGATCAGACCTTAAGAAAATTTCCAGTATACATAGAATCGGATTTTTTGAAAATTTCTTTAAAAAAACCGGTATGA
- a CDS encoding di-heme oxidoredictase family protein, producing MRGDIAFNDETFTVGKGLGPTFVATSCGSCHAGDGKGTPFTTLIRFGQTDETGNLFLLLGGPQLQNRAIPGYTPEAIPPGATFSKFTPPANTGLGFIELVSDMDILAMADPFDTNNDGISGVPNYIDLPAYQAPFFFAVTKGGKYIGRFGKKASTYSLLQQTVNAYNQDMGITSTFNPHDVYSGMNVDPEVSDKTIADVVFYLRTLKTPIQRDAENSIIKQGQTIFSQISCNKCHVPELKTSSSSISPLSNKKFYPYTDLLLHDMGASLDDNYTEGTAKTYEWRTPALWGLGLSPKSQGGQYFLMHDGRAKSIEEAIQLHGGEAATSRTNYTQLPVQEKEAIIKFLKSL from the coding sequence TTGCGAGGGGATATCGCCTTTAACGATGAAACCTTCACGGTCGGGAAAGGTCTTGGTCCAACCTTCGTGGCAACAAGTTGTGGAAGCTGTCATGCTGGTGATGGAAAAGGGACTCCCTTTACTACTCTTATACGTTTTGGACAGACTGACGAAACAGGAAATTTATTTTTGCTTTTAGGTGGTCCTCAATTGCAAAATAGGGCGATACCAGGTTATACTCCGGAAGCAATTCCTCCCGGAGCAACATTTTCTAAATTTACTCCGCCTGCCAATACCGGATTAGGTTTTATTGAATTGGTTTCTGATATGGATATTTTGGCAATGGCTGACCCTTTTGATACAAATAATGATGGCATCTCAGGAGTCCCCAATTATATTGATCTTCCGGCATATCAAGCACCATTCTTCTTTGCTGTAACAAAAGGAGGGAAGTATATCGGAAGATTTGGTAAAAAGGCATCCACATACAGTTTACTACAACAAACCGTTAATGCTTACAATCAAGATATGGGCATTACTTCAACTTTTAATCCTCACGATGTTTATTCAGGAATGAATGTTGATCCCGAAGTTTCTGATAAGACCATCGCAGATGTTGTATTTTATCTTCGTACATTGAAAACACCTATTCAGCGAGACGCAGAAAATAGTATCATTAAACAAGGTCAGACTATATTTTCTCAGATAAGTTGTAATAAATGTCATGTCCCGGAACTGAAAACTTCATCCTCCTCAATTTCACCATTATCCAATAAAAAGTTTTATCCGTACACAGACTTATTACTTCATGATATGGGTGCTTCTTTGGATGACAACTATACGGAAGGCACTGCGAAAACTTATGAATGGCGTACGCCTGCACTGTGGGGGTTAGGTTTATCTCCAAAATCACAAGGCGGTCAATACTTCTTAATGCATGATGGCAGGGCAAAAAGTATAGAAGAAGCAATACAGCTTCACGGGGGAGAGGCTGCAACCAGCAGAACCAATTACACTCAATTACCAGTCCAAGAAAAAGAAGCTATTATTAAATTTTTGAAATCCTTATAA